Part of the Streptomyces antimycoticus genome, GCGCACCACCGCCGCCAGCGGTGTCCCCGCGACCGTGCGCGAGGTCGTCTCGGCGGGCCGGCTGGCCCGCCGCCGGTTCGGCCCGCCGCGCAAGGCGGACCGGGCGGCCGTTCAGCGGGCCCTGGAGCTCGTCGGCATGGCCGACCGCGCCCGGGACCCGGTGAGCGCCCTCTCCGGCGGTCAGCACCAGCGCGTGCTGATCGCCCGCGCCCTCGCGGGCGAACCGGAACTGCTGATCATGGACGAGCCGATGGCCGGGGTCGACCTCGCCAGCCAGGAGATCCTCGCGGGCACCCTCCGCGAGCAGGTCGCCGCCGGTGCCACGGTCCTCCTCGTCCTCCATGAGCTCGGCCCGCTGGAGCCGCTGATCGACCGCGCGGTGGTGCTCCGCGACGGCTGTGTGGTCCACGACGGGCCGCCGCCCAAGGCCGTGGGCCAGCACGCGCTGCCCGGCCATGACCACGTCCATCCCCATGCGGCGCCCGACGCCGAACCGATCCGGACAGGGTTGCTGACCTGAGATGCTCGAGATCCTCGACTACGCCTTCATGCAGCGGGCCCTGCTCGCCGCCGTCCTGGTGGGCATCACCGCGCCCGCCGTCGGCATCTACCTCGTCCAGCGCCGCCAGGCGATCATGGGCGACGGGATCGGCCATGTCGCCCTTACCGGCGTCGCCCTCGGCTTCCTGACCGGCGCCAACCCCGTGTGGACCGCCGTCGCCGTCTCCGCCCTCGGCGCGATCGCAATGGAGCTGATCCGCTGGTACGGCAAGACCCGGGGCGATCTCGCCCTCGCGATGCTCTTCTACGGCGGGATGGCGGGCGGTGTGCTGCTGATCAACCTCTCGCCGACCGGCTCCAACGCCAACCTCACCACCTATCTCTTCGGCTCGATCACCACGGTCTCCCCCGAGGACGTCGTCGCGATCTCCCTCCTCGCCGCCTTCGTCGTACTGATCACGCTGGGGCTGCGGCGCCAGCTGTTCGCGGTGTGCCAGGACGAGGAGTTCGCCCGGGTGACCGGCCTCCCGGTGCGCACGCTCAACCTGCTGCTGGCCATCACCGCGGCCGTCACGGTCACCGTCGCCATGCGCGTCGTGGGCCTGCTCCTGGTCAGCGCCCTGATGGTGGTCCCGGTCGCCGCC contains:
- a CDS encoding metal ABC transporter ATP-binding protein, encoding MATEEPMEAEEPDIAPTAPPHPGPATDAPTHPAPATHPAPTADPISLRGATATLGGRPVLRGIDLTVRRGEVVALLGANGSGKSTAVRSIVGQVPLSGGELVLFGTPRRRFRDWARIGYVPQRTTAASGVPATVREVVSAGRLARRRFGPPRKADRAAVQRALELVGMADRARDPVSALSGGQHQRVLIARALAGEPELLIMDEPMAGVDLASQEILAGTLREQVAAGATVLLVLHELGPLEPLIDRAVVLRDGCVVHDGPPPKAVGQHALPGHDHVHPHAAPDAEPIRTGLLT
- a CDS encoding metal ABC transporter permease, translating into MLEILDYAFMQRALLAAVLVGITAPAVGIYLVQRRQAIMGDGIGHVALTGVALGFLTGANPVWTAVAVSALGAIAMELIRWYGKTRGDLALAMLFYGGMAGGVLLINLSPTGSNANLTTYLFGSITTVSPEDVVAISLLAAFVVLITLGLRRQLFAVCQDEEFARVTGLPVRTLNLLLAITAAVTVTVAMRVVGLLLVSALMVVPVAAAQQATRGFAMTLALAITIGVVVTLSGTVFSFYKNVPPGASIVVLAIGVFAAITALAAPLAKRRAQRASAAGEGCTVRDDVLV